In Candidatus Thermoplasmatota archaeon, the sequence TATATACCATAGATAAACCAGAGTGACATACCAAATGTTAAAACTATAGGCATATAATACGAGACGTCATCAAGTTTTTTTGTTCTATATCCTCTGATCAGTTGTGGTATAAAACCAATGGAGGTTACAGCTCCTGCAACTAACCCTAGGATG encodes:
- a CDS encoding SemiSWEET transporter; its protein translation is MDSTLLNILGLVAGAVTSIGFIPQLIRGYRTKKLDDVSYYMPIVLTFGMSLWFIYGIYSNSLPIMVANAFGMGCCISLIILKKLYSP